The following are encoded in a window of Primulina eburnea isolate SZY01 chromosome 4, ASM2296580v1, whole genome shotgun sequence genomic DNA:
- the LOC140829061 gene encoding mediator of RNA polymerase II transcription subunit 16-like, whose amino-acid sequence MSNTNNKANSTQSPQPPVAGAKDSEEDFPTATYALPEPPSAEKSDNSVCEDDVVMEVAPEKDSADALLNSADDPVDEDFVNPATVFCIKLNQPKSNLLYKMSVPELCRTFSAVAWCGKLNAIACASETCARIPSLSSNPPFWIPIHIVIPERPTECTVFNVIADSPRDSIQFIEWSPTSCPRALLAANFHGRITIWTQPSQGPANLVKDASCWQLEYEWRQDIAVITKWLSGVSPYRWLSVRSSGSTKSTFEEKFLSQQPHSPAGWPNFLCVCTVFSSGSVQIHWSQWPPNQSGVPSKWFSTSKGLLGAGPSGIMAADAIVTDSGAMHVAGVPIVNPSTVVVWEVTPGPGNGFHVTPKASVNNEVPPPSLSPPSWDGYAPLAAYLLRWQEYLLLEAKHGKKQAEHDCSDIVALHCSPVSNFSAYVSPEAAAQSAATTTWGSGVTAVAFDPTRGGSVISVVIVEGQYMSPYDPDEGPSVTGWRVQRWESSVENVVIHQIFGNPSSSFGGQAPKQTVWVSKVIKCIPASSEFKGPIAATVGSVSDGKNTPEFVPEASKRVSFDPFDLPSDVRTLARIVYSAHGGEIAVSFLRGGVHVFSGANFTSVDNYQIHVGSAIAAPAFSSTSCCSASVWHDTSSDCTILKIIRVLPPPGPISQAKVNSASWERAIAERFWWSLLVGVDWWDAVGCTQSAAENGIVSLNSVIAVLDADFHSLPSTQHREQYGPSLDRIKCRLLEGTTAQEVRAMVLDMQARLLLDMLGKGIESALMNPSALVQEPWQASGETLSGIDPESMAIDPSLVLSIQAYVDAVLDLASHFITRLRRYASFCRTLASHAATAGTGGNRNVVTSPTQSTSTPATTSGAQGGTVSSTGSTQMQAWVQGAIAKISNTPEGVPSSVPSPISGPSTFMPISINTGTFPGTPAVRLIGDCHFLHRLCQLLLFCFFFRRTQLPRFIGAAQRNTDSTIQKPQPGVQGKSEETHTVTAKPATAVVRLDETQAARTAQVGNGPKGPEEGPTSRSRLGSGNAGQGYTFEEVKVLFLILMDLCRRTSGLVHPLPVSQVGSSNIQVRLHYIDGNYTVLPEVVEASLGPHMQNMPRPRGADAAGLLLRELELHPPAEEWHKRNMFGGPWSDPDDTSLSDDSSKFSTSMDLLDSASSENGDAYNGVYGLWPRKRRISERDAAFGLNTSIGLGAYYGIMGSRRDVVTAVWKTGLEGVWYKCIRCLRQTSAFASPGAGNTNQNEKETWWISRWAYGCPMCSGTWVRVV is encoded by the exons ATGAGTAATACTAATAATAAAGCCAATTCGACCCAGTCCCCACAACCACCAGTTGCGGGTGCCAAGGACTCCGAGGAAGACTTCCCTACCGCCACTTATGCCCTCCCAGAACCTCCTTCTGCGGAAAAATCCGATAACTCAGTTTGCGAAGACGATGTGGTGATGGAGGTCGCACCCGAGAAGGATTCGGCGGATGCGTTGTTGAATTCTGCCGATGATCCCGTTGATGAGGATTTTGTGAATCCGGCTACTGTTTTCTGCATAAAGCTTAACCAGCCGAAGTCCAATTTGCTGTATAAAATGAGTGTTCCCGAGCTCTGCCGCACTTTTAG TGCTGTTGCTTGGTGTGGGAAGTTAAATGCCATAGCTTGTGCCTCAGAAACTTGTGCGAGAATCCCGAG TTTGTCTTCGAATCCTCCATTTTGGATCCCTATACATATAGTCATTCCAGAGCGACCGACTGAATGCACAGTTTTTAATGTTATAGCAG ATTCTCCTCGCGATTCTATTCAGTTCATTGAGTGGTCCCCGACATCGTGCCCTCGAGCGCTGCTGGCAGCTAATTTCCACGGGAGGATAACCATCTGGACTCAACCTTCTCAG GGACCTGCAAATCTTGTAAAAGATGCTAGTTGTTGGCAGCTGGAATATGAGTGGCGCCAGGATATTGCAGTGATTACAAAGTGGCTTTCAGGAGTTTCTCCA TATAGGTGGCTCTCGGTTAGGTCAAGCGGTTCAACAAAGTCCACATTTGAGGAGAAATTTCTTTCACAGCAACCTCATTCTCCAG CTGGTTGGCCAAATTTTCTCTGTGTCTGCACTGTTTTCTCATCGGGCTCTGTTCAGATCCATTGGTCTCAGTGGCCACCTAATCAGAGTGGTGTGCCATCTAAGTGGTTTTCTACAAGTAAAGGGCTTTTGGGAGCTGGGCCTAGTGGGATTATGGCTGCTGATGCTATTGTGACGGATTCTGGAGCCATGCATGTGGCTGGTGTTCCGATTGTGAACCCCTCGACTGTTGTTGTTTGGGAAGTCACTCCTGGCCCTGGGAATGGTTTTCACGTTACTCCAAAAGCAAGTGTGAATAATGAAGTCCCACCACCATCACTTAGCCCTCCTTCCTGGGATGGTTATGCTCCATTGGCTGCATACTTGTTGAGGTGGCAGGAGTATCTGTTGTTAGAAGCAAAGCATGGCAAGAAACAGGCTGAACATGATTGCAGTGATATTGTAGCACTTCATTGTTCTCCAGTTTCAAACTTTTCTGCATACGTGAGTCCTGAGGCTGCAGCTCAATCAGCTGCGACTACAACTTGGGGTTCTGGTGTTACTGCAGTTGCCTTTGATCCAACACGTGGCGGTTCAGTGATATCAGTTGTCATAGTTGAAG GGCAATACATGTCCCCTTATGATCCTGATGAGGGTCCTTCTGTCACTGGATGGAGAGTTCAACGTTGGGAATCATCTGTTGAGAACGTAGTGATCCATCAGATATTTGGAAACCCTAGTTCCAGCTTTGGTGGACAGGCACCTAAGCAGACAGTTTGGGTGAGTAAAGTAATCAAATGCATTCCAGCATCCAGCGAATTCAAGGGTCCTATAGCAGCAACTGTTGGATCAGTCTCTGATGGGAAAAATACACCAGAATTTGTTCCCGAGGCTTCGAAGAGGGTCAGTTTCGATCCTTTTGATCTTCCTAGTGATGTTAGAACGCTTGCGCGAATTGTGTATTCTGCGCATGGTGGTGAAATTGCGGTTTCTTTTCTACGGGGCGGAGTTCATGTCTTCTCTGGTGCAAACTTCACATCTGTTGATAACTATCAGATTCATGTTGGCTCTGCTATAGCTGCTCCTGCTTTCTCTTCTACGAGTTGCTGTTCTGCTTCTGTTTGGCACGATACAAGCAGTGATTGCACCATACTAAAAATTATCCGTGTTCTTCCACCTCCTGGTCCTATTAGCCAGGCGAAAGTTAATTCTGCTTCATGGGAGAGGGCTATTGCAGAGAG ATTTTGGTGGAGTCTATTGGTGGGGGTTGATTGGTGGGATGCTGTTGGCTGTACTCAGAGTGCCGCAGAGAATGGTATTG TTTCGTTGAACAGTGTTATTGCTGTGTTGGATGCTGATTTCCACTCCCTTCCGTCCACTCAACACAGAGAGCAGTATGGACCT AGTCTGGACAGAATAAAATGCAGGCTACTAGAAGGTACTACAGCTCAAGAGGTTCGAGCTATGGTTCTTGACATGCAAGCAAGGTTGTTATTGGACATGCTTGGCAAAGGAATTGAATCAGCATTAATGAATCCATCTGCCTTGGTGCAAGAACCATGGCAAGCATCAGGCGAGACATTGTCTGGTATTGATCCCGAATCAATGGCTATTGACCCATCTCTAGTCCTTAGCATCCAG GCTTATGTTGACGCAGTCCTTGATCTAGCATCACACTTCATCACACGTCTGCGACGTTATGCGAGTTTCTGCCGCACTTTGGCAAGTCATGCTGCCACTGCAGGCACGGGTGGGAACCGTAATGTGGTGACAAGCCCTACCCAAAGCACTTCTACACCGGCTACAACTTCGG GTGCGCAAGGTGGAACTGTAAGCTCTACGGGAAGCACTCAGATGCAAGCTTGGGTACAAGGAGCAATTGCCAAGATCAGTAATACACCTGAAGGGGTTCCTAGTTCTGTACCAAGCCCCATAAGCGGTCCTTCAACTTTTATGCCAATAAGTATCAACACTGGAACATTTCCAGGAACTCCAGCTGTTAGACTTATTGGAGACTGTCATTTTCTTCACCGGCTATGCCAACTTCTACTGTTTTGTTTTTTCTTCCGGCGAACACAATTACCGCGGTTTATTGGGGCTGCTCAAAGAAATACTGATTCAACAATCCAAAAACCCCAACCTGGGGTGCAAGGCAAATCAGAAGAAACACACACAGTTACTGCAAAACCAGCTACTGCTGTAGTCAGGTTGGATGAAACACAAGCCGCAAGAACTGCACAGGTGGGAAATGGGCCAAAGGGACCTGAAGAAGGTCCAACCAGTCGGTCAAGATTAGGTTCTGGCAATGCTGGTCAAGGATACACCTTTGAGGAG GTGAAGGTTCTATTTCTTATACTTATGGATCTCTGTCGGAGGACATCAGGTTTGGTACATCCTCTGCCAGTTTCCCAGGTGGGGAGCAGCAACATTCAAGTCCGGCTTCATTATATTGATGGAAACTATACTGTTTTACCAGAGGTTGTGGAAGCATCACTTGGCCCTCATATGCAG AATATGCCCCGGCCTAGAGGTGCAGATGCTGCAGGTTTGcttctcagggagttggaaCTGCATCCTCCAGCTGAAGAGTGGCACAAGAGGAATATGTTTGGTGGACCCTGGTCTGATCCGGATGACACGAGTCTCTCAGATGATAGTTCTAAATTTAGCACCTCAATGGATTTACTCGACTCTGCTTCATCTGAGAATGGTGATGCTTATAATGGAGTTTATGGCTTGTGGCCAAGGAAGCGTAGGATCTCTGAAAGAGATGCAGCCTTTGGACTGAACACATCAATTGGTTTAGGAGCTTATTATGGTATCATGGGATCCAGAAGAGACGTTGTAACAGCTGTTTGGAAAACTGGACTTGAAGGAGTGTGGTACAAG TGCATCAGATGCCTGCGGCAGACATCTGCTTTTGCATCTCCAGGTGCGGGCAATACTAATCAGAATGAGAAGGAGACGTGGTGGATCAGCCGCTGGGCATATGGATGTCCCATGTGTAGTGGAACATGGGTTCGAGTTGTGTAG
- the LOC140829062 gene encoding E3 ubiquitin-protein ligase AIRP2-like, whose product MYVSGGGAQVRKSFKDSLKLLEADIQHANTLASDFSREYDGACLQMRMSYSPAAHFFLFLVQWTDCHLAGALGLLRILIYKVYVDGTTTMSTYERKASIREFYAIIYPSLLQLQRGVTDSEDKKQKAVCFERYRRRDEEEHRHCSDLDIEREEECGICMEMNSKVVLPNCNHAMCLKCYRDWHSRSQSCPFCRDSLKRVNSGDLWVFLDSKDVIDMGAITRENLKRLFLYVEKLPLVVPDTLFDAYDTHVR is encoded by the exons ATGTACGTTAGCGGCGGCGGCGCTCAAGTGCGGAAGTCGTTTAAGGATTCTCTGAAATTGCTTGAAGCAGATATTCAGCATGCTAATACTCT GGCATCTGATTTTTCACGTGAGTATGATGGCGCTTGCCTACAAATGAGGATGTCATATAGTCCAGCGGCGCACTTTTTCCTTTTCTTGGTGCAGTGGACTGACTGCCACCTTGCTGGTGCACTTGGATTATTGAGAATCCTGATATATAAA GTATATGTTGATGGCACCACCACCATGTCCACTTATGAGAGGAAAGCCAGCATCAGGGAATTTTATG CCATTATTTATCCCTCTTTATTGCAACTTCAAAGAGGTGTTACTGATTCAGAAGATAAAAAGCAGAAAGCTGTGTGTTTCGAGAGATACAGGCGAAGAGATGAAGAAGAACATAGGCACTGTTCTGATTTAGATATTGAAAGGGAAGAAGAATGTGGAATTTGTATGGAAATGAACAGTAAGGTAGTCCTACCAAATTGCAACCATGCCATGTGCCTTAAATGCTATCGGGACTG GCACTCAAGATCACAATCTTGTCCCTTTTGCCGTGACAGTTTAAAGAGGGTTAACTCTGGCGATCTATGGGTTTTTCTGGATAGCAAAGATGTGATAGACATGGGGGCTATAACAAGGGAGAATTTGAAGCGACTGTTCTTGTATGTTGAAAAACTGCCTCTGGTGGTCCCTGATACTCTATTTGATGCTTATGATACGCATGTGAGGTAA
- the LOC140829064 gene encoding uncharacterized protein, which translates to MDFANMDRRQLTIAASGFSVMMTLHLTFQLLSQHLFYWKNPKEQKAIIIIIMMTPVYAIDSFVGLLDLRGGKQFFRLLDSVKECYEALAIAKFLALMYSYSNISMSNNIVPDEIKGREIHHSFPMTLFQPRKTHLNHRTLKLLKYWTWQFVVVRPACSILVILLQMLGMYPSWLSWAFTIFLNFSFCLAMYSLVVIYHVFAKELAPHTPLAKFLCIKGIVFFCFWQGVVLDILVATGVVRSHHFWLDTEHVEEAIQNVLVCVEMVFFSVMQQYAYHVAPYSGDLEAKLKLPKRD; encoded by the exons ATGGATTTCGCTAACATGGATCGGAGGCAACTGACGATTGCGGCGTCAGGATTTTCCGTCATGATGACGCTGCACTTAACTTTTCAGCTATTATCTCAGCACTTGTTCTACTGGAAGAATCCCAAGGAGCAAAAGgccattattataataataatgatgaCTCCAGTTTACGCTATTGACTCGTTTGTAGGGCTATTAGATTTACGCGGCGGCAAACAATTTTTCAGGCTGTTGGATTCTGTTAAAGAATGCTATGAGGCTTTG GCAATTGCGAAGTTTTTGGCTTTGATGTACAGTTACTCAAATATATCCATGAGCAACAATATTGTGCCTGATGAGATTAAAGGGAGGGAGATTCATCATTCGTTCCCGATGACTCTTTTTCAG CCTAGGAAGACACATCTAAATCACCGGACATTGAAACTTCTCAAGTACTGGACGTGGCAGTTTGTTGTTGTCCGTCCCGCATGCTCTATCTTGGTGATATTGTTACAAATGCTCGGGATGTATCCGAGTTGGCTCAGCTGGGCTTTCACCATTTTTCTCAACTTCTCTTTTTGCTTAGCAATGTATTCCTTGGTTGTCATCTACCATGTCTTTGCTAAAGAATTGGCACCACACACCCCATTGGCTAAGTTCCTCTGCATCAAAGGGATTGTTTTCTTCTGCTTTTGGCAG GGAGTGGTGCTTGACATCCTCGTGGCAACGGGCGTTGTTAGATCCCATCATTTCTGGTTGGACACAGAGCACGTTGAGGAAGCAATCCAGAATGTTTTGGTCTGTGTCGAAATGGTGTTCTTCTCCGTTATGCAGCAGTATGCATACCATGTTGCACCTTACAGTGGAGACTTAGAAGCAAAGCTTAAGCTACCGAAAAGGGACTAA